The Deinococcus misasensis DSM 22328 genome includes a window with the following:
- a CDS encoding ABC transporter substrate-binding protein has protein sequence MKKAVFLVLCMLGSSALAAPLKIKFWHSMEASKKQVEDLAAEFNKSQNEFQIIPEVAGDYRTAETKLIAAMRSDNAPVIFQAEISFFSKLAADGSLADLSSFEKTLDDKFIKDFYSSVWNYGDVNGKRVGLPWNVSTPVLYYNATALESRNLKPPKTWDELEEVSKKLTNRASRGFMVMAESWQFEQMVLSRGGNVVTSDGKPNFTSPEVVDALEQLSRMVKNKTATPRNLGETQVAILDFVRTKNFMVVASSANYPDILPYSVAFKLGVAPMPCDKKCAVPLGGGQLVVLKGASRKEQEGAFEFWKYLMEPQVLKKWIEFSYYLTPRKSVLPLLKDFYGENPYRKTAYNQLDESVTRPKVPAYSLWRTYLEEAIEKATKGNVTPRAALEEAQRKALSSK, from the coding sequence GTGAAGAAAGCCGTTTTTCTGGTTCTGTGCATGCTGGGCAGCAGTGCTCTGGCTGCACCCCTCAAAATCAAGTTCTGGCACTCCATGGAAGCCAGCAAAAAACAAGTGGAAGATCTGGCGGCAGAATTCAACAAATCCCAGAATGAATTCCAGATCATCCCCGAGGTGGCTGGAGATTACCGCACCGCCGAAACCAAACTGATTGCCGCGATGCGTTCGGACAATGCCCCTGTGATCTTTCAGGCGGAGATCAGCTTCTTCTCAAAACTGGCTGCAGATGGCTCTCTGGCCGACCTCAGCAGCTTTGAAAAAACCCTCGACGACAAGTTCATCAAGGACTTTTACAGCAGCGTCTGGAATTACGGTGATGTGAACGGCAAACGGGTGGGTCTGCCCTGGAACGTCTCCACTCCAGTGCTGTATTACAATGCCACCGCTCTGGAATCCAGAAACCTCAAACCCCCAAAAACCTGGGATGAGCTGGAAGAGGTCTCCAAAAAGCTCACCAACCGGGCCTCCCGGGGCTTCATGGTCATGGCCGAAAGCTGGCAGTTTGAGCAGATGGTCCTCTCCAGAGGGGGCAACGTGGTCACCAGCGATGGCAAGCCCAACTTCACCAGCCCTGAAGTGGTTGACGCTCTGGAACAGCTTTCCAGAATGGTCAAAAACAAAACCGCCACCCCCAGAAACCTCGGGGAAACACAGGTGGCGATTCTGGATTTTGTGCGCACCAAGAACTTCATGGTGGTGGCCTCCAGTGCCAACTATCCAGACATCCTGCCTTACAGCGTGGCCTTCAAACTGGGTGTGGCACCCATGCCATGCGACAAAAAATGCGCTGTCCCTCTGGGAGGAGGACAGCTGGTGGTCCTGAAAGGGGCTTCACGCAAAGAACAAGAAGGGGCTTTTGAGTTCTGGAAATACCTGATGGAACCCCAAGTGCTGAAAAAATGGATTGAATTCAGCTACTACCTGACCCCACGCAAAAGTGTGCTGCCCTTGCTCAAGGACTTCTACGGCGAAAACCCTTACCGCAAAACCGCCTACAACCAGCTGGATGAATCTGTGACCCGTCCCAAAGTGCCGGCTTACAGCCTCTGGCGCACTTACCTTGAAGAGGCCATCGAAAAAGCCACCAAAGGGAATGTGACACCCAGAGCAGCTCTGGAAGAGGCCCAGCGCAAAGCTTTGAGCAGCAAGTAA
- a CDS encoding carbohydrate ABC transporter permease translates to MRIGRVISWIVVALTMIPFFWLVYSAFLSAEGFYSGQPLKISLSFENFQALSQVNLWKPLFFSLLASSTVVVLQVLTSLPAAYALRAGTPLLGLYLFFFAIPAELMLVPLYGLLQKLHLLNSPLALVFPFMASPFMVFLLYQGMLKIPWEYVEAARLDGASESRIMFQTMLPLLLPELAAAGVLAFAGHWNLVLYPKVVLGQEFQTIQVALSELMRATSNNWGVLGAAALVTSLPIILLYSLFERYVVKTFQGGLK, encoded by the coding sequence ATGAGAATCGGACGGGTGATCAGCTGGATTGTGGTGGCCCTGACCATGATTCCGTTTTTCTGGCTGGTGTACAGTGCTTTCCTTTCAGCAGAGGGCTTCTACAGTGGGCAACCCCTGAAAATCAGCCTGAGCTTCGAGAACTTTCAGGCGCTTTCGCAGGTCAACCTCTGGAAACCCCTGTTTTTCAGTTTGCTGGCCAGCAGCACGGTGGTGGTCTTGCAAGTGCTCACCTCCCTGCCTGCCGCATATGCCCTGAGGGCAGGCACACCCTTATTGGGCCTTTACTTGTTCTTTTTTGCCATTCCAGCCGAGCTGATGCTGGTTCCGCTGTATGGATTGCTGCAAAAACTGCACCTTTTGAATTCTCCTCTGGCCCTGGTTTTCCCCTTCATGGCCAGCCCCTTCATGGTTTTCTTGCTGTATCAGGGTATGCTGAAAATCCCATGGGAATACGTTGAAGCGGCACGTCTGGACGGTGCCAGCGAAAGCCGGATCATGTTCCAGACCATGCTGCCCTTGCTCCTCCCCGAGCTTGCTGCAGCAGGTGTGCTGGCTTTTGCGGGCCACTGGAACCTTGTGCTTTATCCCAAAGTGGTGCTGGGGCAGGAATTCCAGACCATTCAGGTGGCCCTTTCCGAACTGATGCGGGCCACCAGCAACAACTGGGGGGTGCTGGGTGCAGCCGCACTGGTCACCTCACTGCCCATCATCCTGCTGTACAGCCTGTTTGAACGCTATGTGGTGAAAACCTTCCAAGGAGGTCTCAAGTGA
- a CDS encoding carbohydrate ABC transporter permease, whose translation MVQKRRLKLRAGWWGVLPSVLTMLVFVGYPLLQVIQFSTLDWGGTDAGTPVGLKNYLNLFTDADFGQSLLTTLIFALITLPLFMGLSILVAVEIEGTKFERLVKALMFMPGLVTVAASAISWYVLFSPDYGVISELTQGALALPWGDQGWAALLLIALFTVWQNLGYGILVFSAGLKSIPHEVIEAARVDGAKESEIKRQIIIPLLKPSVVFLGVVGSLYALQSYTAVFLLTRGGPFGSTRVIGYYLYETAFERYRLGYAAAISVLVLIITFAFAAWQARRLKGTT comes from the coding sequence GTCCAAAAGCGTCGTCTGAAACTTCGTGCTGGCTGGTGGGGGGTGCTCCCGAGCGTGCTCACCATGCTCGTCTTTGTGGGCTATCCCTTGCTGCAGGTCATCCAGTTCAGCACCCTTGACTGGGGTGGCACCGACGCTGGAACACCTGTGGGCCTCAAGAATTACCTGAACCTGTTCACAGATGCAGATTTCGGCCAGAGTTTGCTCACCACCCTGATTTTTGCCCTGATCACCCTGCCCCTGTTCATGGGGTTGTCCATTCTGGTGGCCGTGGAAATCGAGGGCACCAAGTTTGAGCGGCTGGTCAAAGCCCTGATGTTCATGCCCGGTCTGGTCACAGTGGCGGCCAGTGCCATTTCGTGGTACGTGCTGTTTTCACCAGACTATGGGGTCATCAGCGAATTGACGCAAGGTGCTCTGGCCCTGCCTTGGGGCGACCAAGGGTGGGCTGCCCTGTTGCTGATTGCCCTTTTCACGGTGTGGCAAAACCTCGGATACGGAATTCTGGTGTTTTCTGCGGGCCTGAAAAGCATCCCCCATGAGGTCATTGAAGCCGCCAGAGTGGATGGTGCCAAAGAAAGCGAAATCAAGCGACAAATCATCATTCCCCTCTTGAAACCCAGTGTGGTGTTTCTCGGGGTGGTGGGTTCCCTGTATGCTTTGCAGTCTTACACCGCTGTTTTCCTGTTGACCCGAGGGGGGCCTTTTGGCAGCACACGCGTGATCGGTTACTACCTGTACGAAACGGCTTTTGAGCGTTACCGTTTGGGATATGCTGCTGCCATCAGTGTGCTGGTCCTGATCATCACTTTTGCTTTTGCTGCATGGCAGGCCAGACGCCTGAAAGGAACCACATGA